From the Deltaproteobacteria bacterium genome, the window TCTGCGCTTGGTGGGCGATCGACTCGACGGCAATCTTGAAATCGCCCTTGATGTCGAAGATCAAGCCACCGGCGTCTTGATCCAAGAGTTGCACGAGTAACGGCTGTACGGCGCGTGTGGTCTTGCCGGAACCAATGCCACCCAAGACGAGAATGTTCTGCGCAGCGTCAGCTAAATCGAGCACAACACTTTGGCCGCTGGCCATCGCTGCGCCATGTCCATACTTGGCCAAGATGCCGGTACTCGTGCCCAGGTAGCAACCAAAGCGCGCGGGCTCGGCTGGGGGCAGTTGGGGTACAGCCCGAGGTTTTTCATGCACCGATCGTAACCAGCGTCGTACTCCGAAGGCCCCGACAAACGGAAGGAGCAACCCATAGAGCGGATTACCTGCCTTGTCATATTCCTTGGGTATCCACACCACGACGAACGCGCAGCAGAACCAGACCATAGCGACGGCGTACCAATACTGCGCCTTTTTGGGAAAGGTAAAATAGATTTCGGTCAACAAGCGCCGTGCTTTGAGCGAGTAATACAGAAAGATCATCAACGGAAAACAAGTGATGCTGATGATGAGCAGCGTTGCAAGGATGACCGCGATCGGTTCGGGAATGGAAAGATGCAACGAGCGACGCAGATAATCGAAACTTGCGGTGACGATGAGCGAGACGATGAACAAGCCGACGAATCCAACCCGTGGGACGGGAATTTCTGCCAGCGGTGCTTCAGCGAATTTGAGAGCGTGACCATTCGCGCGCAACGTCCGGAACAGGGAGAGTGTTGCGGGGGCCTCCATGATGCTGCCTCCTATGCGGTCTCAGTGTCAGCAGTTTGTTGGCGTTGTTGATAGTCTTTCAGGACATCTTTCTTGCGTGTAGCTTCGCGCTTTGTAAGAACCGCATCCCCGCGTTGTTTGAGATCCCGCCATTCTGCTGAGACAGGATCAATTTCTTTTGCTTTCAACAGTACCCCCAATAAAAACGCATTCTCCGACTCGATGACCCCGGCGATCTCAGCGAGTTCGCCGATCTGAATCATCCGGCGCATGCGATTCTTCCGCGTCGTTTCAGACAGACGGCCCCGTTCACGGATGAGTTCCGCTTTCTTCTTGGCAATCTGCTCTTCGAGTTTTTTGAGGCGCAGGGCAGGGTCAGTCGTGCGCGTAGTCATGGTGAGTCCTCCTTCACACGTAGCAGAGTCAGTGTGTCCCAGTAGTCCGTAGTAAGCCGACGAAGGTGTAGCGACCGCCGTGACCTTTATCACACGCCACGTCGATAACCAAAGTTTGGTTCCCCGCCCCGAAGGTGGTAGCTTCGCATTACCTGACACCAAAAGCGCGTTTACCCGTTTCTTTGCGGCAAAGAAACGGGGCGATACGGCAGTGGTGACAGGCGGTACGAATGAGTAAGGCCCTTTGGGGCTAGGGGTTGGGGGTTGGGGATTAGTGAAGACAATGAAGAATGCAGAATGAAAAGTTACGAATGACGAGCAACATGTTTCAATTTTTACGGTGGGGAGTGGGCGGGGTAACCAATCCCTAACCCCCAATCCCCAACCCCCAGCTATGGCCATCTACGCACTCTCCATCTCACACCGGGTGAAAGGCCAGGGAGCCAGCGCGGAGGCGCATGCGCAGTACCTTGCGCGGGAAGGGAAATACAAAGAACGAGGGGCGGGATCTCACGCTGAATATCTCACGCGCGAAGGGAAACACCAGAAACGCGCGCACGAGTTAGAAGCCACGTGGAGCGGCAACATGCCCGAGTGGGCGGAGAATCCCGGCGAGTTTTGGAACGCGGCGGATACCTATGAGCGAGCGAATGGGCGGGTGTACTCCGAAGTGGTGATGGCATTGCCGCGCGAGTTGTCGTTTGAAGATCGAGAACGACTCGTCAAAGACTTCATTGAGCGCGAGATTGGCGAACGATTCCCGTACACGGTGGCGATGCACAACAGCCGTGCACTGGATGGCGGCGAGCAGCCCCATGCCCACATCATGTTCTCGTTGCGGGAACGGGATGGGATTGAACGAGAGAAAGCACAATTCTTCAAACGGGCGAACAGTAAACATCCTGAGCGCGGCGGAGCCAAGAAGAATCGGGAATGGAGCTTAGACGATGCTAAGAATGATCGAGTGCGAGAGATTCGTCAGAGTTGGGAGACGTTGGCGAACACGGCGCTAGAGAACGCTGGGAGAGACGAGCGGATTGATCGCCGGACGTTGAAAGAACAAGGGATTGATCGCGAGCCAGAACCAAAGATGGGACCGGAGGTGACACAGCGGTTGAAACGGGGCGAAGCAACGGAGCTTGGTGAGAAAGTGATCGACTTACGGCAGTATCGGGAGCAGCAGCGAGCACTGACAGACTTACAAAAGGAAGCGGCGCAAGAACAGGTGAAGGTGTATCTGTTCGAGCAAGAGAAAACCGAGCGGGTCAAAGGGGAACTGCGTTTCAGTGGTGAACAGCGAGAGGTACCAGAAGCCGAGCGACGACAATATCAGCGCACGGTTGATCGAGTGATGACGCGCTATGAGCGGGAGGACAAAACCGTTGAGTACCGCTGGAAGCGCTCGGGCGATGTCGCCTTCGTTGACAAAGGCAATCGGTTGGAGTTTCGCACGACGAATGAAACAGCGGTCAAAGCGGGGTTACAAGTCGCGCAGGAAAAAGGCTGGCAGACGGTGACCGCGTCGGGGTCAGAGGAGTTTCGCCGGGAAGCGTGGATGCAGGCACGACTGATGGGGGTAGAGCTGAAAGGCTACTCACCGTCACTGCTGGATCGGGAAGAAGCGATGCGACGGGTGCATGCGCAAGCAGAGAGACACGCTGCCTATAATAATCGAGAAGGGCCGACACGGGAACACACAGCAGAACCATCGCGAGAGAGCAGTCGTGATCGTTCATCGTCAGCGCAGCCAACACCAGAGCGAGAAGCTGGACGCCAGGCGGGGCCAGCTCGGGTAGAAGGGGAAACACGGTGGGTCAACGCTTCACAAGCGGTACCGGTCTATGAGCAACGAGAGGCGCAGCTTGGCGAACAACTGGCAGCATTAGAGAAGGAGCGGGAAGGGTTAGGATGGCAGCGCACCTACTATGATTGGCATTCGGCGTATCCTCCATCACTGACCAACCGCGAGGCGTATGACCAGGCGCGGATGGACTATCAGGGCGGACGGTTACGCGAACAAACGGCGTACGTGCAACACATGAAAGCAGCGCTACAGCAGGCCGAGCAGAAACAGAAGGTCCACGAGTGGCACCAGCAGCAACGCGGCTGGGCACGGTATCTGCCAAGTAATCTGCGTGAATCGTGGGAACACGAGACACAGGTGCGTACGGCTAAGATGCACTACGAGCAGAGCGTAACAGCGTATCATTCGTTAACACGGTCATATGAGCAAGAGCCGCATCGGTCAGCGATCGTGCAGCAGGCAGAGGCGACGTTGAAACGGGATGCTGAGTTACAGCAGCAGCGCCAAGCGTTAGAAGATCGGATACGCCCCATTCGTGAACAACAGCAGGAGATAGCGCAAACACGGAGTGAGTTGCAGCAGTTAGCGCAACGTGGGAAAGACCCAGCAGTGCAGATGCGCTGGACACAGGCGCAGGGCTGGCAGATTGCTGACCGGGGTCAGTTCCGTGCGCAGGTGCGGGGATTTGAGAAACGGGAACGGCAACAGGAACAGAGTCGTGATCGGGGATGGAATCGGGGACGGTGAGGGAGAATGAAGGAAGAGAGATTGATCCCTCGCCCCGCTTCTGCTCGGATGTAGTACTCACATTGGTTCAGCTATTCTCAAGCACGATGAACATCTGAGAAGTCTTGGCAAATGGGCCGCGGACCAGATCCACTCCGGCAAAGAACAGATTGAGAGGAGCATACAAAGGGTGTTTCGGGATTGGTCTCTTCGCTGACGTATCAATCCACTTGTGGCGACGTAAAGCGAATAGCACACTCGTCGTCCAGAACGGAGCGCCCTGCGTGTAGGTGAAGTATTGAATCTTAAGCCCGGTTTCTTCAACCATCGCGGCAAGATTCTCTCTCTTGAAGAGAACCCAATGGCGAGGGCAATGATACCCACCCCAGTTCTTATCGCGAAATAGCCAGGCATCAAG encodes:
- a CDS encoding conjugal transfer protein TraD — its product is MAIAGGWGLGVRDWLPRPLPTVKIETCCSSFVTFHSAFFIVFTNPQPPTPSPKGPYSFVPPVTTAVSPRFFAAKKRVNALLVSGNAKLPPSGRGTKLWLSTWRVIKVTAVATPSSAYYGLLGHTDSATCEGGLTMTTRTTDPALRLKKLEEQIAKKKAELIRERGRLSETTRKNRMRRMIQIGELAEIAGVIESENAFLLGVLLKAKEIDPVSAEWRDLKQRGDAVLTKREATRKKDVLKDYQQRQQTADTETA